The [Actinobacillus] rossii genome contains a region encoding:
- the xseB gene encoding exodeoxyribonuclease VII small subunit: MARKPAELDFETTLLQLENIVSRLETGDLPLEDALKEFENGVKLAKLGQERLQQAEQHIQILLQKSDNAPLADYQAEE; the protein is encoded by the coding sequence ATGGCTCGCAAACCTGCAGAATTAGATTTTGAAACCACACTTTTGCAATTAGAAAATATTGTTTCACGCTTAGAAACGGGCGATCTTCCTTTAGAAGATGCATTAAAAGAATTTGAAAATGGCGTAAAACTCGCAAAACTCGGGCAAGAACGCTTACAACAAGCAGAACAACATATTCAAATTTTATTGCAAAAAAGTGATAATGCCCCTTTGGCAGATTATCAAGCTGAAGAATAA
- the moeB_1 gene encoding molybdopterin biosynthesis protein MoeB, whose product MAELTYQEELRYNRQIIMKAVDFDGQEKLKDSKMLIVGLGGLGCAASQYLAAAGVGQLTLLDFDTVSLSNLQRQVLHNDSRLDMPKVQSAQLSLQTLNPHIEINTINGLLSEEKLTEIIPHFDVVLDCTDNVDIRNQLDRCCQHAKIPLISGAAIRFEGQVSVFTYAPNTPTYRSLSQLFGENVLSCVEAGVISPIVGIVGSIQALEAIKVRLKIGTNLCGRLLMIDGLNMAIREIKLPSA is encoded by the coding sequence ATGGCTGAATTAACTTACCAAGAAGAATTACGTTACAATCGTCAAATCATTATGAAAGCGGTGGATTTTGATGGTCAAGAAAAGCTCAAAGACAGCAAAATGCTGATTGTGGGATTAGGTGGTTTAGGTTGTGCGGCAAGTCAATATCTTGCCGCCGCCGGTGTTGGGCAATTAACTCTACTCGATTTCGATACGGTTTCATTGTCTAATTTACAACGTCAAGTATTGCATAATGACAGCAGATTGGATATGCCTAAAGTGCAATCAGCACAACTTTCATTACAAACCTTAAATCCTCATATTGAAATCAATACGATTAATGGCTTATTAAGCGAAGAAAAATTAACTGAAATTATACCGCACTTTGATGTTGTATTAGATTGCACTGATAACGTAGATATTCGCAACCAATTAGATCGCTGTTGCCAACACGCTAAAATTCCTTTAATTTCGGGGGCAGCAATTCGTTTTGAAGGACAAGTATCCGTATTCACTTATGCCCCTAACACGCCGACCTACCGTTCGTTGAGTCAGCTCTTTGGTGAGAATGTTTTAAGTTGCGTCGAAGCTGGCGTGATTTCGCCTATTGTGGGGATTGTTGGATCTATTCAGGCTTTAGAAGCGATAAAAGTGCGGTTGAAAATTGGCACGAATTTATGTGGTCGCTTATTGATGATCGATGGGTTAAATATGGCGATACGGGAAATTAAATTGCCGTCTGCGTAA
- the ispA gene encoding polyprenyl synthetase, which translates to MPLWQIIKLKNNMSNYNFTQDLQQTQQHINDFMLRQFADINSQPSPLADAMKYGLLLGGKRIRPFLVYATGKMLGAHQEQLDYAAAAIECIHAYSLIHDDLPAMDNDKLRRGQPTCHIAYDHATAILAGDALQTLAFEIITKPTALSAQQQLRLVQVLAQASGVQGMCLGQSLDLISEHKQVSLNELERIHRNKTGALLSAAVTMGFLCSPHWQDKVLEQKLACYSAAIGLAFQVQDDILDIEGNQDEIGKPVGSDLNLDKSTYPKLLGLDGAKQKAQELYQSAVNILDEIDADTSVLRVLAEFIVQRKN; encoded by the coding sequence ATGCCCCTTTGGCAGATTATCAAGCTGAAGAATAATATGAGCAATTACAATTTCACACAGGATTTACAGCAAACTCAACAGCATATTAACGATTTTATGCTAAGACAATTTGCTGACATTAATAGCCAACCGTCGCCATTAGCCGATGCCATGAAATATGGGCTATTACTTGGCGGTAAACGTATCCGTCCATTTTTAGTTTATGCCACGGGAAAAATGCTGGGCGCTCACCAAGAGCAGCTGGATTATGCAGCGGCAGCGATTGAATGTATTCACGCTTATTCATTAATTCACGATGACTTACCTGCTATGGATAACGATAAATTACGCCGTGGACAACCGACTTGCCATATTGCTTATGATCATGCAACAGCTATTTTGGCAGGCGATGCATTACAAACTCTTGCGTTCGAAATTATCACTAAACCGACCGCACTTTCTGCTCAACAACAATTGCGTTTAGTACAAGTTCTAGCTCAAGCATCAGGTGTACAAGGTATGTGTTTAGGGCAAAGTCTAGATCTCATTTCTGAGCACAAGCAGGTTTCTTTGAATGAACTGGAACGTATTCATCGGAATAAAACGGGGGCATTACTATCCGCCGCGGTGACAATGGGTTTTCTTTGTTCACCACATTGGCAAGATAAAGTATTAGAACAAAAACTAGCCTGTTATTCAGCAGCAATTGGTTTAGCTTTTCAAGTACAAGACGACATCTTAGATATTGAAGGTAACCAAGATGAAATTGGCAAACCTGTCGGTTCCGATTTAAATTTAGATAAAAGTACTTATCCTAAATTATTAGGATTAGATGGCGCCAAACAAAAAGCCCAAGAACTCTATCAAAGTGCGGTCAATATTCTTGATGAAATTGATGCAGATACTTCCGTATTGCGGGTATTAGCCGAATTTATCGTACAACGAAAAAACTGA
- the glpT_2 gene encoding sugar phosphate permease, giving the protein MTIPYAQREPEKFTTFLKRQKMIFIVAFLGYVCAYLVRNNFKLMSKSIMVTNGWEKADIAMLLSCLTISYGLAKFYMGALGDRVDLRKLFAGCLGASALICIIIGLFHTSVVTLAILLVLCGVVQGALAPASQNMIANYYSNKTRGAAIAGWNISQNMGSALLPMMIAGMTTVGFIVPSSGNVFMAFLVPAVLVLAFALFCWKYGGDNPESEGLDSLRTMYGDEGESNVASEEEKHNLTYWQLIGKYVFLNPALLLVAAVNVALYFIRFGIEDWMPIYLHEVAKLGDAESHMVISVLEWVAIPGSLVFAWLAAKYPNKMAKMGAIGLFLMVGVVFAYEYITATGAPNYAVLLVISGILGALIYGPQLIVNILTINFVPLNVAGTAIGFVGVTAYLIGNMGANWVMPIMADSFGWFWSYVVVAALSAFSAIGYLVLSKHEEKTIKA; this is encoded by the coding sequence ATGACTATTCCTTATGCTCAACGTGAACCTGAAAAATTCACGACTTTCTTAAAGCGTCAAAAAATGATTTTTATTGTCGCCTTTTTGGGTTATGTATGCGCTTATTTGGTGCGTAATAATTTTAAATTAATGTCAAAATCTATTATGGTAACAAACGGCTGGGAAAAAGCGGATATTGCTATGTTGTTATCTTGCTTAACCATTTCTTACGGTTTAGCAAAATTCTATATGGGAGCGTTGGGCGACCGTGTAGATTTACGTAAACTTTTTGCAGGTTGCCTTGGTGCCAGTGCATTAATTTGTATTATTATTGGTTTATTCCATACTTCAGTTGTGACGCTAGCTATCTTGCTTGTACTTTGTGGTGTTGTACAAGGCGCGCTTGCACCGGCATCACAAAATATGATCGCCAACTATTACTCGAATAAAACTCGTGGGGCAGCAATTGCCGGTTGGAATATTTCGCAAAATATGGGTTCTGCATTACTCCCAATGATGATTGCCGGTATGACAACGGTGGGATTTATTGTGCCATCTAGTGGCAATGTGTTTATGGCGTTCTTAGTCCCTGCTGTATTAGTGCTTGCATTTGCTCTTTTTTGCTGGAAATACGGTGGTGACAATCCTGAAAGCGAAGGGTTAGATTCATTGCGTACTATGTATGGTGATGAAGGCGAATCCAATGTCGCAAGCGAAGAAGAAAAACATAATCTGACTTACTGGCAACTCATTGGCAAATATGTATTTTTAAATCCTGCTTTATTACTTGTCGCAGCAGTGAATGTTGCACTCTACTTCATTCGTTTTGGCATTGAAGACTGGATGCCAATCTATTTGCACGAAGTCGCAAAATTAGGCGATGCTGAATCACATATGGTGATTTCTGTTTTAGAATGGGTTGCTATTCCAGGCTCATTAGTCTTTGCATGGCTTGCCGCAAAATATCCCAATAAAATGGCGAAAATGGGTGCTATTGGTTTATTCCTTATGGTAGGTGTGGTATTTGCTTATGAATATATCACAGCAACCGGCGCACCTAATTACGCTGTACTATTAGTCATTAGCGGTATTTTAGGCGCGTTAATTTACGGTCCGCAACTTATCGTCAACATCTTAACCATTAACTTCGTACCACTCAATGTAGCGGGTACAGCGATCGGTTTTGTCGGTGTTACCGCTTATCTTATCGGGAATATGGGAGCTAACTGGGTGATGCCAATTATGGCGGATAGTTTCGGTTGGTTCTGGTCTTATGTTGTCGTGGCTGCACTTTCTGCATTCTCTGCTATTGGTTATTTAGTGTTATCAAAACACGAAGAAAAAACGATCAAAGCTTAA
- the moeA gene encoding molybdenum cofactor synthesis domain-containing protein produces MLTLDQAREKMLNVLPYPTRIENLSINDAANRICAENVVSPINVPSFDNSAMDGYAVRLADLAQSLTLSVAGKSFAGNPFIGDWKSQSAVRIMTGAMIPEGTDAVVMQEDVTVNEDGSVTFSVMPKLNQNIRRIGEDVKQGDIVLTQGSILNSVSLPLLASLGITSVNVFPRLKVAVLSTGDELVPVGKPLAQGQIYDTNRFAVKLMLEKLHCDVIDFGILPDNPEQFEKAFIDAQSQADLVITSGGVSVGEADFTKTVLEKVGSVNFWKLAIKPGKPFAFGKLENAWFCGLPGNPVSALVTFYQLVQPVIAKLSGTEYQGAVQLPALAATNIKKSAGRLDFQRGFYQINAQGQITVQPVGFQGSHLFSAFVKANCFIVLEQERGNVNAGETVTIEPFNHLLA; encoded by the coding sequence ATGTTGACCTTAGACCAAGCACGAGAAAAAATGCTTAATGTGCTACCCTACCCAACTCGTATAGAAAATCTTTCCATTAATGATGCAGCTAATCGTATTTGTGCCGAAAATGTTGTTTCACCGATTAATGTCCCTTCCTTTGACAATTCAGCGATGGATGGTTACGCCGTACGTCTTGCAGATTTAGCACAATCACTCACGCTTTCTGTCGCCGGAAAATCCTTTGCAGGCAATCCTTTCATAGGTGATTGGAAATCTCAAAGTGCGGTCAGAATTATGACAGGTGCGATGATTCCAGAAGGAACAGATGCCGTTGTGATGCAAGAAGACGTGACTGTTAATGAAGATGGTTCGGTGACTTTTTCGGTAATGCCTAAACTTAACCAAAATATTCGCCGCATCGGTGAAGATGTCAAACAAGGCGATATTGTATTAACTCAAGGATCCATACTGAATTCCGTTTCACTGCCATTATTAGCCTCCCTTGGAATAACAAGCGTAAATGTCTTTCCACGTTTAAAAGTCGCGGTACTTTCTACGGGCGACGAACTCGTTCCAGTTGGCAAACCTCTTGCTCAAGGTCAAATTTATGACACAAACCGCTTTGCCGTGAAATTAATGCTCGAAAAGTTACACTGTGACGTAATTGATTTTGGTATTTTACCCGATAATCCTGAACAATTTGAGAAAGCATTTATAGACGCACAATCTCAAGCTGATTTAGTCATTACTAGCGGCGGGGTTTCCGTTGGTGAAGCCGATTTCACAAAAACGGTACTCGAAAAAGTCGGCTCAGTGAATTTTTGGAAACTGGCAATTAAACCCGGCAAACCTTTTGCTTTTGGCAAGCTAGAAAATGCGTGGTTCTGTGGCTTACCGGGCAACCCCGTTTCAGCATTAGTCACTTTTTATCAATTAGTCCAACCGGTTATTGCTAAATTATCAGGCACTGAATATCAAGGTGCAGTACAGCTCCCTGCACTTGCCGCAACTAATATCAAAAAATCTGCTGGTCGTTTAGATTTCCAACGTGGTTTCTATCAAATTAATGCACAAGGACAAATTACAGTACAACCTGTTGGTTTCCAAGGCTCGCATTTATTTAGTGCTTTTGTTAAAGCTAACTGTTTTATTGTGTTAGAACAAGAACGTGGAAACGTCAACGCTGGCGAAACCGTCACCATTGAGCCTTTTAATCATTTACTTGCATAA